The proteins below come from a single Drosophila teissieri strain GT53w chromosome 3L, Prin_Dtei_1.1, whole genome shotgun sequence genomic window:
- the LOC122616296 gene encoding uncharacterized protein LOC122616296, with protein sequence MKSVILYPYGPLTGGTRCCRMLHAKNLAITSAIYTINISLLIVLIYSWRISVNMHKSADLQDVYYGVQIAYFAIIGTQMSMILLSIVLIFGICRENPGLIVPWIIGYITFMALEAVAMVYSNVLRDHVNKQFDAMCKAEVAFFIARALINVLAMWGVLRFYNLVRSGITWRGPEAKTAIFAPMYKSVSTNKPHTYTYSKRSRRRQSIDSTSGGCCAIFDFDFEYDDDNDDDDDEAAYGDGLDTEDEVGYDYDDYYDYYDDDELTEQQHLGLQQDDGDCSMLGGGRATRSRSKPRSAVVKVKGQRSGSRRTNNNIRSVLINKRHNKYKIARPQTQLEVINESEKSAGSGSDENDSLLVAFDSSSSLASV encoded by the exons ATGAAGTCTGTCATTTTATATCCATATGGACCGCTAACCGGCGGCACACGCTGCTGTCGCATGTTGCATGCCAAAAATTTGGCCATAACAAGTGCAATTTACACAATT AATATATCACTATTAATCGTGCTGATATACTCGTGGCGCATAAGTGTCAATATGCATAAGTCGGCCGACCTGCAGGATGTCTACTACG GTGTacaaattgcatattttgccATAATCGGCACACAAATGTCCATGATACTGTTGAGCATTGTGTTAATATTTGGAATATGTCGG GAGAACCCAGGACTAATTGTACCCTGGATAATTGGCTATATAACATTTATGGCCCTGGAAGCCGTCGCCATGGTCTACTCCAATGTCCTGCGCGACCATGTAAATAAG CAATTCGACGCAATGTGCAAGGCCGAGGTGGCATTCTTTATTGCTCGTGCGCTGATAAAT GTGCTGGCCATGTGGGGAGTGCTTCGCTTCTACAACTTGGTTCGCTCAGGAATCACATGGCGCGGACCAGAG GCCAAGACAGCCATCTTTGCGCCGATGTACAAGAGTGTTAGTACCAACAAGCCGCACACATACACCTACAGCAAGCGGTCAAGACGCCGCCAGAGCATCGATTCGACTTCCGGCGGATGCTGCGCCATCTTCGACTTCGATTTCGAGTACGACGATGataacgacgacgacgacgatgaggcGGCCTACGGCGATGGTCTGGATACGGAGGATGAGGTGGGCTACGACTACGATGACTACTACGATTACTACGACGACGACGAACTGacggagcagcagcacttgGGGCTGCAACAGGACGATGGCGACTGTAGCATGCTGGGCGGTGGCAGGGCAACCAGATCGCGCTCCAAGCCGAGATCCGCTGTGGTCAAGGTCAAGGGTCAGCGGAGCGGGAGTCGccgcaccaacaacaacatccgCAGCGTGCTGATCAACAAGAGGCACAACAAGTACAAAATCGCGCGACCCCAAACGCAACTGGAGGTCATCAACGAGTCGGAGAAGAGCGCGGGGAGCGGCAGCGATGAGAATGACTCACTTTTGGTGGCCTTTGACAGCAGTTCGTCGCTGGCGTCAGTTTGA
- the LOC122616294 gene encoding uncharacterized protein LOC122616294 isoform X1, which yields MFTLLSFKHQLCSLGNSYDVIADACRDKTKFFSFLDSREWRSMRRSFRNFLNADTSTYPIYYWFVLIFSLYGAIHSLILFTRSFFTKKVDGNTKNLKIVRRFSIAAAFIQANIWTLLFYAALFVSPRHMAPWLWVHLVVFAWKLVGATISAHFGRKSGLRTRTTIYAIVYVLVIWLVYQAMRSFTAALEQDVPENLRLCLQFIDPLFKYVKGHCNVI from the exons ATGTTCACACTATTATCATTTAAGCACCAACTATGTTCTCTGGGAAATTCCTACGATGTGATTGCAGATGCCTGCCGGGATAAAACAAAGTTCTTCAGTTTTCTGGACTCCAGGGAGTGGAGAAGTATGAGGCGCAGCTTTCGAAACTTCCTGAATGCAGACACATCCACTTATCCCATATATTATTGGTTTGTCCTCATATTTAGTCTATACGGAGCG ATACATAGCCTTATCCTATTTACGAGGTCATTCTTCACCAAAAAGGTTGACGGGAATAccaaaaatctaaaaattgtCAGAAGATTCAGCATTGCTGCTGCCTTCATACAAGCAAATATCTGGACGCTCTTGTTTTATGCTGCGTTATTT GTTTCCCCTCGTCACATGGCTCCCTGGTTATGGGTCCATTTGGTGGTATTTGCTTGGAAGCTGGTGGGGGCGACCATAAGTGCCCACTTCGGCCGCAAGAGTGGTCTGCGAACTCGGACCACAATATATGCAATCGTATATGTGTTGGTTATATGGCTGGTTTACCAGGCTATGAGGTCCTTCACCGCTGCCTTAGAACAGGATGTTCCAGAAAACCTAAGGCTCTGTTTGCAATTCATAGACCCTTTATTCAAATATGTAAAAGGCCATTGCAAcgtaatataa
- the LOC122616294 gene encoding uncharacterized protein LOC122616294 isoform X2: MQTHPLIPYIIGLSSYLVYTERLILFTRSFFTKKVDGNTKNLKIVRRFSIAAAFIQANIWTLLFYAALFVSPRHMAPWLWVHLVVFAWKLVGATISAHFGRKSGLRTRTTIYAIVYVLVIWLVYQAMRSFTAALEQDVPENLRLCLQFIDPLFKYVKGHCNVI, from the exons ATGCAGACACATCCACTTATCCCATATATTATTGGTTTGTCCTCATATTTAGTCTATACGGAGCG CCTTATCCTATTTACGAGGTCATTCTTCACCAAAAAGGTTGACGGGAATAccaaaaatctaaaaattgtCAGAAGATTCAGCATTGCTGCTGCCTTCATACAAGCAAATATCTGGACGCTCTTGTTTTATGCTGCGTTATTT GTTTCCCCTCGTCACATGGCTCCCTGGTTATGGGTCCATTTGGTGGTATTTGCTTGGAAGCTGGTGGGGGCGACCATAAGTGCCCACTTCGGCCGCAAGAGTGGTCTGCGAACTCGGACCACAATATATGCAATCGTATATGTGTTGGTTATATGGCTGGTTTACCAGGCTATGAGGTCCTTCACCGCTGCCTTAGAACAGGATGTTCCAGAAAACCTAAGGCTCTGTTTGCAATTCATAGACCCTTTATTCAAATATGTAAAAGGCCATTGCAAcgtaatataa
- the LOC122616786 gene encoding organic solute transporter alpha-like protein, whose amino-acid sequence MNASETYSMMDPTENISQVLDRNRNNSNSLRTLPTVEEYYENMTAFLSLAIFVATLLTILNISIFATTASRLRRHLDKPLLRPSIMMVGLYPIISVAALVTILVPYSWFICHTVMHVMFMVGGPVFRTLLFRYVNSEQNYVKETAAEAVQLNTPPCCCCCLCLPMVIPTKAKLCISRYMVWQMPFWQGSIMLVMNILYYRDIQLYRQVMFFFIPFIISSIVLGVWSLQITVRMISKVRGDYQLRKKMFCLQLVVMLCKLQYLILYDQLDGIKMGGEYPINHTVYKQTIINILILVEMVLVSMMAQSAYRTPVQVQIDEVNKEKEVTRI is encoded by the exons ATGAATGCCAGTGAAACCTATTCCATGATGGACCCCACGGAAAATATATCCCAGGTCTTagaccgaaacagaaacaattCAAACAGCCTGCGAACACTCCCCACAGTGGAAGAGTATTATGAAA ACATGACTGCCTTCCTCAGCCTGGCCATCTTCGTAGCCACCCTGCTGACCATCCTCAACATCAGCATCTTCGCAACGACTGCCTCCCGGTTGCGTCGTCACCTGGACAAGCCGCTGCTGAGACCCTCGATTATGATGGTGGGCCTGTATCCGATTATCTCGGTGGCTGCCCTGGTTACCATTCTGGTGCCCTACTCCTGGTTCATTTGCCACACGGTGATGCACGTTATGTTCATGGTCGGCGGACCCGTGTTCCGCACCCTGCTCTTCCGTTACGTGAACTCGGAGCAGAACTACGTAAAGGAGACGGCCGCCGAGGCGGTGCAACTAAATACTCCgccgtgctgctgctgctgcctttgccTGCCGATGGTGATTCCCACCAAGGCGAAGCTCTGCATCTCGAGATACATG GTATGGCAAATGCCCTTTTGGCAGGGCTCCATCATGCTGGTGATGAACATTCTGTACTACAGGGACATTCAGCTTTACCGACAGGTCATGTTCTTCTTCATCCCCTTCATCATCAGCTCCATTGTCTTGGG CGTTTGGTCCCTCCAAATCACCGTGCGGATGATCTCAAAGGTGCGCGGGGATTATCAGCTTAGAAAGAAGATGTTCTGCCTCCAACTAGTGGTGATGCTATGCAAGCTGCAGTATCTGATCCTTTACGACCAGCTGGACGGCATCAAAATGGGCGGGGAGTATCCCATTAATCACACCGTCTACAAACAAA CTATCATCAACATCCTCATCCTGGTTGAAATGGTCCTGGTGTCCATGATGGCTCAAAGTGCATATCGTACTCCTGTTCAGGTTCAAATCGATGAGGTTAATAAGGAGAAGGAAGTTACTCGTATTTGA